One part of the Vidua macroura isolate BioBank_ID:100142 chromosome 14, ASM2450914v1, whole genome shotgun sequence genome encodes these proteins:
- the LOC128814359 gene encoding probable global transcription activator SNF2L1 isoform X2 has product MKADRAKRFEFLLKQTELFAHFIQPAAQKSPTSPLKVKLGRPRMKKDEKQSLISAGEYRHRRTEQEEDEELLSESRKTSNVCIRFEESPSYVKGGTLRDYQVRGLNWMISLYENGVNGILADEMGLGKTLQTIALLGYLKHYRNIPGPHMVLVPKSTLHNWMNEFKRWVPSLRAVCLIGDKDARAAFIRDVMMPGEWDVCVTSYEMVIKEKSVFKKFNWRYLVIDEAHRIKNEKSKLSEIVREFKTTNRLLLTGTPLQNNLHELWALLNFLLPDVFNSADDFDSWFDTKNCLGDQKLVERLHAVLKPFLLRRIKGEVEKSLPPKKEVKIYLGLSKMQREWYTRILMKDIDILNSAGKMDKMRLLNILMQLRKCCNHPYLFDGAEPGPPYTTDTHLITNSGKMLVLDKLLAKLREQGSRVLLFSQMTRLLDILEDYCMWRGYEYCRLDGQTPHEEREEAIDTFNAPNSSKFIFMLSTRAGGLGINLATADVVILYDSDWNPQVDLQAMDRAHRIGQKKPVRVFRLITDNTVEERIVERAEIKLRLDSIVIQQGRLIDQQSNKLAKDEMLQMIRHGATHVFASKDSELTEEDISTILERGEKKTAEMNERLQKMGESSLRNFTMDTEMSLYNFEGEDYREKQKLSMMEWIEPPKRERKANYAVDAYFREALRVSEPKVPKAPRPPKQPNIQDFQFFPPRLFELLEKEILYYRKTIGYKVPRNPDLPNAAQVQKEEQKKIDESMPLNTEESEEKEKLLTQGFTNWNKRDFNQFIKANEKYGRDDIDNIAREVEGKSPEEVIEYSAVFWERCNELQDIERIMAQIERGEARIQRRISIKKALDAKIARYKAPFHQLRIQYGTNKGKNYTEEEDRFLICMLHKMGFDKENVYEELRQCVRNAPQFRFDWFIKSRTAMEFQRRCNTLISLIEKENMEIEEKERAEKKKRGAKVTASQKRKADLSAENSGKKDAKKVKS; this is encoded by the exons ATG AAAGCAGATCGAGCGAAAAGGTTTGAATTCCTCCTGAAGCAGACAGAACTTTTTGCACATTTTATTCAACCTGCAGCACAAAAATCACCAACGTCTCCACTGAAAGTCAAGCTGGGACGGCCACGGatgaagaaagatgaaaaacagAGTTTGATTTCAGCTGGGga GTACCGCCACAGGCGCacggagcaggaggaggatgaagagctCTTGTCTGAGAGTCGGAAAACCTCCAATGTGTGTATTCGGTTTGAGGAGTCCCCTTCAT ATGTGAAAGGAGGAACACTAAGAGATTATCAGGTTAGAGGTTTGAACTGGATGATCTCATTGTATGAAAATGGAGTTAATGGCATTCTGGCAGATGAAATG GGGCTCGGTAAGACTCTGCAAACAATAGCTTTATTAGGCTATCTGAAGCATTACCGGAACATTCCTGGGCCACACATGGTCCTGGTTCCAAAATCAACTTTGCATAACTGGATGAATGAATTCAAGCGCTGGGTTCCATCCTTACGTGCTGTTTGCCTTATTGGAGATAAAGATGCCAGA GCTGCATTTATCCGTGATGTTATGATGCCTGGTGAATGGGATGTTTGTGTTACATCATATGAAATGGTAATTAAAGAGAAATCAGTCTTCAAGAAATTTAACTGGAGGTACCTGGTAATTGATGAAGCCCACAGAATAAAGAATGAGAAGTCTAAG CTGTCCGAGATTGTACGTGAGTTCAAGACAACGAATCGATTGCTGCTTACAGGAACTCCTTTACAGAATAACCTCCATGAGCTGTGGGCATTACTCAATTTCCTTTTACCTGATGTTTTCAATTCTGCAGAT GATTTTGACTCATGGTTTGACACTAAAAATTGTCTCGGTGATCAGAAACTTGTAGAACGACTTCATGCT GTTTTGAAGCCATTTCTCTTACGTCGCATAAAAGGTGAAGTAGAAAAGAGTTTGCCTCCGAAGAAGGAAGTAAAAATTTATCTTGGGCTCAGCAAAATGCAGAGAGAATG GTATACCAGGATTCTGATGAAAGATATTGATATCCTGAATTCAGCTGGCAAAATGGATAAGATGCGTCTGCTGAATATTCTGATGCAGCTGCGGAAGTGCTGTAACCATCCTTACCTGTTTGATGGTGCTGAGCCAGGCCCTCCTTACACCACTGACACTCATCTCATCACCAACAGTGGTAAAATGTTAGTTCTGGATAAGCTGCTGGCAAAACTCAGAGAGCAGG GTTCCCGAGTTCTGCTGTTCAGTCAGATGACTCGTTTGCTGGATATTTTGGAAGACTATTGCATGTGGCGTGGTTATGAGTACTGCAGACTTGATGGGCAGACACCACATGAGGAAAGAGAG gaagCAATTGACACATTTAATGCTCCCAACAGCAGTAAATTCATTTTCATGCTGAGTACCAGAGCTGGAGGTCTTGGAATTAATTTGGCAACTGCTGATGTGGTTATTCTCTATGATTCAGATTGGAACCCTCAAGTAGATCTACAAGCCATG GATCGTGCGCATCGTATTGGTCAAAAGAAACCAGTACGGGTGTTTCGACTTATCACTGATAATACTGTTGAAGAGAGGATTGTagaaagagctgaaataaaACTGAGACTGGACTCTATAGTTATACAACAAG GAAGGCTCATAGACCAGCAGTCCAACAAACTGGCAAAAGATGAAATGCTGCAGATGATCCGGCACGGAGCCACGCATGTGTTTGCTTCCAAAGATAGTGAGCTGACAGAAGAAGATATATCCACTATTTTAGAAAGAGGTGAAAAGAAG ACAGCTGAAATGAATGAACGGTTGCAGAAAATGGGAGAGAGCTCCCTACGAAATTTCACTATGGACACGGAGATGAGCTTATACAACTTTGAAGGTGAAGATTatagagaaaaacagaag CTGAGCATGATGGAATGGATTGAGCCTCCAAAAAGAGAACGCAAAGCCAATTATGCAGTGGATGCTTATTTCAGAGAAGCCCTACGTGTCAGTGAACCAAAAGTTCCAAAG GCTCCACGACCTCCAAAACAACCAAATATTCaggattttcagtttttcccaCCACGGTTATTTGAacttctggaaaaagaaattctgtattACCGTAAAACTATAGGATATAAG GTCCCCAGGAATCCTGACCTTCCAAATGCAGCTCAGGTACAAAAGGAGGAACAAAAGAAGATAGATGAGTCTATGCCTCTGAATACTGAGGAaagtgaagagaaagaaaagcttctaACGCAG GGTTTTACAAACTGGAATAAAAGGGATTTTAACCAGTTTATTAAAGCTAATGAGAAATATGGTCGTGATGATATAGACAATATTGCCCGTGAGGTGGAAGGAAAGTCACCTGAGGAGGTCATTGAGTACTCAG CTGTTTTCTGGGAACGTTGTAATGAACTACAGGACATTGAGAGGATTATGGCTCAAATTGAACGAGGAGAAGCAAGAATTCAAAGGAGGATCAGTATCAAGAAAGCCCTTGATGCCAAA ATTGCAAGATACAAAGCACCTTTTCATCAGCTGCGTATTCAGTACGGAacaaacaaagggaaaaattacACGGAAGAAGAAGACAGGTTTTTGATCTGTATGTTACACAAGATGGGCTTTGACAAGGAAAACGTGTACGAGGAGCTGAGGCAGTGCGTGCGCAACGCCCCTCAGTTCCGGTTCGACTGGTTTATCAAATCCAGAACGGCCATG GAGTTTCAGAGACGTTGCAATACTCTCATATCattaatagaaaaagaaaatatggaaattgaagaaaaagaaagagctgaaaagaagaaaagaggagcaaaagTTACAGCA tcacagaagagaaaagcagatttgTCTGCTGAgaactctggaaaaaaagatgCTAAGAAAGTGAAGTCGTGA
- the LOC128814359 gene encoding probable global transcription activator SNF2L1 isoform X1 — protein sequence MDPGPGEEPRASTSSATAAAQEPGAEEKNDPPFQLKLPPKAARPDKEVDPEYEEKMKADRAKRFEFLLKQTELFAHFIQPAAQKSPTSPLKVKLGRPRMKKDEKQSLISAGEYRHRRTEQEEDEELLSESRKTSNVCIRFEESPSYVKGGTLRDYQVRGLNWMISLYENGVNGILADEMGLGKTLQTIALLGYLKHYRNIPGPHMVLVPKSTLHNWMNEFKRWVPSLRAVCLIGDKDARAAFIRDVMMPGEWDVCVTSYEMVIKEKSVFKKFNWRYLVIDEAHRIKNEKSKLSEIVREFKTTNRLLLTGTPLQNNLHELWALLNFLLPDVFNSADDFDSWFDTKNCLGDQKLVERLHAVLKPFLLRRIKGEVEKSLPPKKEVKIYLGLSKMQREWYTRILMKDIDILNSAGKMDKMRLLNILMQLRKCCNHPYLFDGAEPGPPYTTDTHLITNSGKMLVLDKLLAKLREQGSRVLLFSQMTRLLDILEDYCMWRGYEYCRLDGQTPHEEREEAIDTFNAPNSSKFIFMLSTRAGGLGINLATADVVILYDSDWNPQVDLQAMDRAHRIGQKKPVRVFRLITDNTVEERIVERAEIKLRLDSIVIQQGRLIDQQSNKLAKDEMLQMIRHGATHVFASKDSELTEEDISTILERGEKKTAEMNERLQKMGESSLRNFTMDTEMSLYNFEGEDYREKQKLSMMEWIEPPKRERKANYAVDAYFREALRVSEPKVPKAPRPPKQPNIQDFQFFPPRLFELLEKEILYYRKTIGYKVPRNPDLPNAAQVQKEEQKKIDESMPLNTEESEEKEKLLTQGFTNWNKRDFNQFIKANEKYGRDDIDNIAREVEGKSPEEVIEYSAVFWERCNELQDIERIMAQIERGEARIQRRISIKKALDAKIARYKAPFHQLRIQYGTNKGKNYTEEEDRFLICMLHKMGFDKENVYEELRQCVRNAPQFRFDWFIKSRTAMEFQRRCNTLISLIEKENMEIEEKERAEKKKRGAKVTASQKRKADLSAENSGKKDAKKVKS from the exons AAAAATGATCCCCCATTTCAACTCAAacttcctccaaaggcagctAGACCTGACAAAGAAGTTGACCCAGAATATGAAGAGAAGATG AAAGCAGATCGAGCGAAAAGGTTTGAATTCCTCCTGAAGCAGACAGAACTTTTTGCACATTTTATTCAACCTGCAGCACAAAAATCACCAACGTCTCCACTGAAAGTCAAGCTGGGACGGCCACGGatgaagaaagatgaaaaacagAGTTTGATTTCAGCTGGGga GTACCGCCACAGGCGCacggagcaggaggaggatgaagagctCTTGTCTGAGAGTCGGAAAACCTCCAATGTGTGTATTCGGTTTGAGGAGTCCCCTTCAT ATGTGAAAGGAGGAACACTAAGAGATTATCAGGTTAGAGGTTTGAACTGGATGATCTCATTGTATGAAAATGGAGTTAATGGCATTCTGGCAGATGAAATG GGGCTCGGTAAGACTCTGCAAACAATAGCTTTATTAGGCTATCTGAAGCATTACCGGAACATTCCTGGGCCACACATGGTCCTGGTTCCAAAATCAACTTTGCATAACTGGATGAATGAATTCAAGCGCTGGGTTCCATCCTTACGTGCTGTTTGCCTTATTGGAGATAAAGATGCCAGA GCTGCATTTATCCGTGATGTTATGATGCCTGGTGAATGGGATGTTTGTGTTACATCATATGAAATGGTAATTAAAGAGAAATCAGTCTTCAAGAAATTTAACTGGAGGTACCTGGTAATTGATGAAGCCCACAGAATAAAGAATGAGAAGTCTAAG CTGTCCGAGATTGTACGTGAGTTCAAGACAACGAATCGATTGCTGCTTACAGGAACTCCTTTACAGAATAACCTCCATGAGCTGTGGGCATTACTCAATTTCCTTTTACCTGATGTTTTCAATTCTGCAGAT GATTTTGACTCATGGTTTGACACTAAAAATTGTCTCGGTGATCAGAAACTTGTAGAACGACTTCATGCT GTTTTGAAGCCATTTCTCTTACGTCGCATAAAAGGTGAAGTAGAAAAGAGTTTGCCTCCGAAGAAGGAAGTAAAAATTTATCTTGGGCTCAGCAAAATGCAGAGAGAATG GTATACCAGGATTCTGATGAAAGATATTGATATCCTGAATTCAGCTGGCAAAATGGATAAGATGCGTCTGCTGAATATTCTGATGCAGCTGCGGAAGTGCTGTAACCATCCTTACCTGTTTGATGGTGCTGAGCCAGGCCCTCCTTACACCACTGACACTCATCTCATCACCAACAGTGGTAAAATGTTAGTTCTGGATAAGCTGCTGGCAAAACTCAGAGAGCAGG GTTCCCGAGTTCTGCTGTTCAGTCAGATGACTCGTTTGCTGGATATTTTGGAAGACTATTGCATGTGGCGTGGTTATGAGTACTGCAGACTTGATGGGCAGACACCACATGAGGAAAGAGAG gaagCAATTGACACATTTAATGCTCCCAACAGCAGTAAATTCATTTTCATGCTGAGTACCAGAGCTGGAGGTCTTGGAATTAATTTGGCAACTGCTGATGTGGTTATTCTCTATGATTCAGATTGGAACCCTCAAGTAGATCTACAAGCCATG GATCGTGCGCATCGTATTGGTCAAAAGAAACCAGTACGGGTGTTTCGACTTATCACTGATAATACTGTTGAAGAGAGGATTGTagaaagagctgaaataaaACTGAGACTGGACTCTATAGTTATACAACAAG GAAGGCTCATAGACCAGCAGTCCAACAAACTGGCAAAAGATGAAATGCTGCAGATGATCCGGCACGGAGCCACGCATGTGTTTGCTTCCAAAGATAGTGAGCTGACAGAAGAAGATATATCCACTATTTTAGAAAGAGGTGAAAAGAAG ACAGCTGAAATGAATGAACGGTTGCAGAAAATGGGAGAGAGCTCCCTACGAAATTTCACTATGGACACGGAGATGAGCTTATACAACTTTGAAGGTGAAGATTatagagaaaaacagaag CTGAGCATGATGGAATGGATTGAGCCTCCAAAAAGAGAACGCAAAGCCAATTATGCAGTGGATGCTTATTTCAGAGAAGCCCTACGTGTCAGTGAACCAAAAGTTCCAAAG GCTCCACGACCTCCAAAACAACCAAATATTCaggattttcagtttttcccaCCACGGTTATTTGAacttctggaaaaagaaattctgtattACCGTAAAACTATAGGATATAAG GTCCCCAGGAATCCTGACCTTCCAAATGCAGCTCAGGTACAAAAGGAGGAACAAAAGAAGATAGATGAGTCTATGCCTCTGAATACTGAGGAaagtgaagagaaagaaaagcttctaACGCAG GGTTTTACAAACTGGAATAAAAGGGATTTTAACCAGTTTATTAAAGCTAATGAGAAATATGGTCGTGATGATATAGACAATATTGCCCGTGAGGTGGAAGGAAAGTCACCTGAGGAGGTCATTGAGTACTCAG CTGTTTTCTGGGAACGTTGTAATGAACTACAGGACATTGAGAGGATTATGGCTCAAATTGAACGAGGAGAAGCAAGAATTCAAAGGAGGATCAGTATCAAGAAAGCCCTTGATGCCAAA ATTGCAAGATACAAAGCACCTTTTCATCAGCTGCGTATTCAGTACGGAacaaacaaagggaaaaattacACGGAAGAAGAAGACAGGTTTTTGATCTGTATGTTACACAAGATGGGCTTTGACAAGGAAAACGTGTACGAGGAGCTGAGGCAGTGCGTGCGCAACGCCCCTCAGTTCCGGTTCGACTGGTTTATCAAATCCAGAACGGCCATG GAGTTTCAGAGACGTTGCAATACTCTCATATCattaatagaaaaagaaaatatggaaattgaagaaaaagaaagagctgaaaagaagaaaagaggagcaaaagTTACAGCA tcacagaagagaaaagcagatttgTCTGCTGAgaactctggaaaaaaagatgCTAAGAAAGTGAAGTCGTGA